The proteins below come from a single Archangium lipolyticum genomic window:
- a CDS encoding DUF4280 domain-containing protein, which yields MGVQVVTGAMLQCSFGAAPSSLMVLPANKVMATTPAANIMDNKPMLNILPFGMCMSMANPMVAAATAAAMGVLTPMPCIPATAAPWVPGCPKVMIGNMPAVDSNCKLMCNWGGVIQVVSPGQFTVQNG from the coding sequence ATGGGAGTCCAGGTCGTCACGGGGGCCATGCTCCAATGCAGCTTTGGTGCGGCCCCGTCCTCGCTGATGGTTCTGCCCGCGAACAAGGTGATGGCCACGACGCCGGCGGCCAACATCATGGACAACAAGCCGATGCTGAACATCCTGCCCTTCGGCATGTGCATGTCGATGGCCAACCCCATGGTGGCCGCGGCGACGGCGGCGGCCATGGGGGTCCTCACGCCCATGCCGTGCATTCCGGCCACGGCGGCTCCATGGGTGCCGGGTTGCCCCAAGGTGATGATCGGCAACATGCCGGCGGTGGATAGCAACTGCAAACTGATGTGCAACTGGGGCGGCGTCATCCAGGTCGTCTCCCCCGGGCAGTTCACGGTGCAAAATGGCTGA
- the tssC gene encoding type VI secretion system contractile sheath large subunit: protein MAAEKNYLSELFKVRGLEMPTSAQPMIGTGLVPVSSNEVQVPGDERFMSSLAALLYNVEPIQDDVGQVRFDKGEVLKAVARIDELIESQLNEILHHEKFQQMEAAWRGLEDLVNNTNFQADITIDLLDVGKEELAEDFEKNSSSIFSSALFDKMYIKEYDQFGGRPYGVMLGLYDFSASRADLTWLERMATVANAAHCPFIAAASPKFFDCETVEQLESLKNLDGVLSHPRYSKWHELRDKEEAAYIGLTLPRYVVRLPWDPEKNPCDVLNFKEDAHGDSKKYLWGNSAFLMGRNLVKSFELSGWCQSIRGPKSGGLVTGLPVDTFTLRGQKMIQAPVEIAIPDYREYEFARNGFIPLVYRKSTGEAAFFSTQSIKQARKFKDPKDSENSQLVTNLAYTFSITRLAHYVKSIMRDNIGSTADAGYVQRQLESWLSGYVTTVTNPDDVTLRRFPFKAVSVQVESRPGEIGWYDCKVAVLPHIQFEGLNVELMLESRLG, encoded by the coding sequence ATGGCCGCCGAAAAAAATTACCTCAGTGAGCTGTTCAAGGTCCGCGGGCTCGAGATGCCCACCAGCGCCCAGCCGATGATCGGCACCGGCCTGGTTCCTGTTTCCTCCAACGAGGTGCAGGTCCCGGGTGACGAGCGCTTCATGTCCTCCCTGGCGGCGCTGCTCTACAACGTCGAGCCCATCCAGGACGACGTGGGGCAGGTCCGCTTCGACAAGGGCGAAGTGCTCAAGGCCGTCGCGCGCATCGATGAGCTCATCGAGTCGCAGCTGAACGAGATCCTCCACCACGAGAAGTTCCAGCAGATGGAGGCGGCCTGGCGCGGCCTCGAGGACCTCGTCAACAACACCAACTTCCAGGCCGACATCACCATCGACCTCCTGGATGTGGGCAAGGAGGAGCTGGCCGAGGACTTCGAGAAGAACTCGAGCAGCATCTTCTCCAGCGCCCTCTTCGACAAGATGTACATCAAGGAGTACGACCAGTTCGGCGGCCGTCCCTACGGCGTCATGCTGGGTCTGTACGACTTCTCCGCCTCGCGCGCGGACCTCACCTGGCTGGAGCGCATGGCCACGGTGGCCAACGCCGCCCACTGCCCGTTCATCGCCGCCGCCAGCCCCAAGTTCTTCGACTGCGAGACCGTCGAGCAGCTCGAGTCGCTCAAGAACCTGGATGGCGTGCTGAGCCACCCGCGCTACAGCAAGTGGCACGAGCTGCGCGACAAGGAAGAGGCGGCCTACATCGGCCTGACGCTGCCGCGCTACGTGGTGCGCCTGCCGTGGGATCCGGAGAAGAACCCCTGCGACGTGCTCAACTTCAAGGAGGACGCCCACGGCGACTCCAAGAAGTACCTGTGGGGTAACTCGGCGTTCCTGATGGGCCGCAACCTGGTGAAGTCCTTCGAGCTGTCCGGCTGGTGCCAGTCCATCCGCGGCCCCAAGAGCGGCGGCCTCGTCACCGGCCTGCCGGTGGACACCTTCACCCTGCGCGGGCAGAAGATGATCCAGGCTCCGGTGGAGATCGCCATCCCGGACTATCGCGAGTACGAGTTCGCCCGCAACGGCTTCATCCCGCTGGTGTACCGCAAGTCCACCGGTGAGGCGGCCTTCTTCAGCACCCAGTCCATCAAGCAGGCCAGGAAGTTCAAGGACCCCAAGGACTCGGAGAACTCGCAGCTCGTCACCAACCTGGCCTACACCTTCTCCATCACCCGGCTCGCGCACTACGTGAAGAGCATCATGCGCGACAACATCGGCAGCACCGCCGATGCCGGCTACGTCCAGCGGCAGCTCGAGTCCTGGTTGTCGGGATACGTCACCACCGTGACCAACCCGGACGACGTGACGCTGCGGCGTTTCCCCTTCAAGGCCGTCAGCGTCCAGGTAGAATCGCGTCCTGGAGAGATCGGCTGGTACGACTGCAAGGTGGCCGTTCTGCCGCACATCCAGTTCGAAGGGCTGAATGTGGAGTTGATGTTGGAGTCCCGCCTGGGATAG
- a CDS encoding type VI secretion system baseplate subunit TssF, producing the protein MSDSSERIYLDYLNELDALERFRQRFLTSHPTVPLDREDPHVRRLIESMAFFSMQTRLATQHNLRSTWLRLFSSFFDFLLQPLPAVGLVQALPAEKMTETLVLPRNTELRLSPSHGVPGTFRTRRHLRILPISMAGTEVVRLQDGRYRLILRFESSFPRRDPVGLFSLHVRHLDEYRPSLAVFHALRKHLTQVGVVYDAPASETSQGMPCEFSFGTAPSDLDDAGAYEHPLQRVRSFFQMPEQGLFLHLSVPSHRKEWTRFSLCLDLDKSWTVGRSTHPDFLHPFVVPVENLKAEPAQPIVSDGTRSEYPIRGMTAGRELQLHSVTGVFVLGKTGRTPMRPAFLPGEGPSYELDESLDEEMRTRHSLLVRMPQAFTEPQKLLVEALWYQPQFVSEAIGRLNVSTPGRHVEGLGWQLVGRLESHRESSLRNDVAGLTRLLAWKVKSTLERNELAALLSYLGTPAEEPFRRVIPWMRELKATVAPDGALRGSGLQHIYELLLEPFDAGAEPLVTCFLEQVQQLLEAWNGEASVVLRPSIAGAGSFPLKVSS; encoded by the coding sequence GTGAGCGACTCGTCGGAGCGGATCTACCTGGACTACCTCAACGAGCTGGATGCGCTCGAACGCTTCCGGCAGCGTTTCCTGACGTCGCATCCCACCGTGCCGCTGGACCGGGAGGACCCGCATGTGCGGCGCCTCATCGAGTCCATGGCCTTCTTCTCGATGCAGACGCGCCTGGCCACGCAGCACAACCTGCGCTCCACCTGGCTGCGCCTGTTCTCCTCCTTCTTCGACTTCCTGCTTCAGCCGCTGCCCGCGGTAGGCCTGGTGCAGGCCCTGCCCGCCGAGAAGATGACCGAGACGCTGGTGCTCCCCAGGAACACCGAGCTGCGGCTCTCGCCCAGCCACGGCGTGCCCGGTACCTTCCGCACCCGGCGCCACCTGCGCATCCTCCCCATCTCCATGGCGGGCACCGAGGTGGTGCGCCTGCAGGACGGCCGCTACCGGCTCATCCTCCGCTTCGAGTCCAGCTTCCCGCGCCGCGATCCGGTGGGCCTCTTCAGCCTGCACGTGCGCCACCTGGACGAGTACCGCCCCTCGCTGGCCGTCTTCCACGCGCTGCGCAAGCACCTCACGCAGGTGGGCGTGGTGTACGACGCCCCGGCCAGTGAGACCTCACAGGGGATGCCGTGTGAGTTCTCCTTCGGCACCGCCCCCAGCGACCTGGATGACGCGGGCGCCTACGAGCACCCGCTGCAGCGCGTGCGCTCTTTCTTCCAGATGCCCGAGCAGGGGCTCTTCCTCCACCTGTCGGTGCCCTCGCACCGCAAGGAGTGGACCCGTTTCAGCCTGTGCCTGGACCTGGACAAGTCCTGGACCGTGGGCCGCTCGACCCACCCGGATTTCCTCCACCCCTTCGTCGTGCCGGTGGAGAACCTCAAGGCCGAGCCCGCCCAGCCCATCGTCTCCGATGGCACCCGTTCCGAGTACCCCATCCGCGGCATGACCGCCGGGCGCGAGCTGCAACTGCACTCGGTCACCGGCGTGTTCGTGCTGGGCAAGACGGGGCGCACCCCCATGCGCCCGGCCTTCCTCCCGGGTGAGGGGCCCAGCTACGAGCTGGACGAGTCGCTCGACGAGGAGATGCGCACGCGCCACAGCCTGCTGGTGCGCATGCCCCAGGCCTTCACCGAGCCGCAGAAACTGCTGGTGGAGGCCCTCTGGTATCAGCCGCAGTTCGTCTCCGAGGCCATCGGCCGGTTGAACGTCTCCACCCCGGGCCGGCACGTGGAGGGTCTGGGCTGGCAGCTGGTGGGCCGGCTCGAGTCGCACCGCGAGAGCTCGCTGCGCAACGACGTGGCGGGGCTGACCCGGCTGCTCGCCTGGAAGGTCAAGTCCACCCTCGAGCGCAATGAGCTGGCCGCGCTGTTGAGCTACCTCGGCACTCCCGCCGAGGAGCCCTTCCGCCGCGTCATCCCCTGGATGCGGGAGCTCAAGGCCACGGTGGCTCCCGACGGTGCGCTGCGCGGCTCGGGTCTGCAGCACATCTACGAGCTGCTGCTGGAGCCCTTCGATGCCGGCGCCGAGCCCCTGGTGACCTGCTTCCTCGAACAGGTGCAGCAGCTGCTGGAGGCGTGGAACGGCGAGGCCTCGGTGGTGCTGCGGCCCTCCATCGCCGGGGCGGGTTCGTTTCCGTTGAAGGTATCCTCATGA
- a CDS encoding DotU family type IV/VI secretion system protein → MKLEHWQSILRAHRQVRALLDQSLPPEPGEGGERTQVRVGLQGLALLQQQLLAEVNGLQRTLGGAYREEEIDEALRPFVYLVDELVLRRLADMEQADWPLLQYKLYGIDSGGDRFYELIDEKLVQKGASPLVFEMLHFCLTAGFEGRYAGNTARLREYKERLAARIPKPEAVPAPPPAVAQAPLVHAFPVRYYAVSGFVVVAVPVLLWWLSR, encoded by the coding sequence ATGAAACTCGAGCATTGGCAGAGCATCCTCCGGGCGCATCGCCAGGTGCGCGCGCTGTTGGATCAGTCATTGCCCCCGGAGCCCGGCGAGGGCGGGGAGCGCACGCAGGTGCGGGTGGGCCTGCAGGGTCTGGCGCTGCTCCAGCAGCAGCTCCTGGCCGAGGTGAACGGTCTGCAGCGCACCCTGGGCGGGGCCTACCGTGAAGAGGAGATCGACGAGGCGCTGCGCCCCTTCGTCTACCTCGTGGATGAGCTGGTGCTGCGACGGCTCGCGGACATGGAGCAGGCCGACTGGCCGCTGCTGCAGTACAAGCTCTATGGCATCGACTCGGGCGGAGATCGCTTCTACGAGCTGATCGACGAGAAGCTGGTGCAGAAGGGCGCCTCGCCGCTCGTCTTCGAGATGTTGCACTTCTGCCTCACCGCCGGCTTCGAGGGCCGCTACGCGGGCAACACGGCCCGGCTGCGCGAGTACAAGGAGCGCCTGGCCGCTCGTATACCCAAGCCCGAGGCAGTGCCCGCTCCCCCGCCTGCCGTGGCCCAGGCCCCGCTCGTCCACGCCTTCCCCGTGCGTTACTACGCGGTGTCTGGATTCGTGGTGGTGGCTGTACCGGTGCTACTGTGGTGGCTGTCGAGATGA
- the tssB gene encoding type VI secretion system contractile sheath small subunit has protein sequence MPIQDKLPKSRITLVYRTKINGQQEDVKLPFRVVVLGDFSLGSSTDRQVDLDERRMRSVTGSNINDLMKDMGMSLSFDVADKVSADGEGRMQVELPIDRMKSFHPDEIVHHVPKLKALMLLRKLLLEMQADIDNRKELRRTLYELFSNKEQLQKLLESDQLKSYVSMRLPKAIPQSEQPALAAANAAAAKA, from the coding sequence GTGCCCATTCAGGACAAGCTGCCGAAGTCTCGTATCACTCTCGTCTATCGCACCAAGATCAACGGCCAGCAGGAGGATGTGAAGCTCCCCTTCCGTGTCGTGGTGCTCGGTGATTTCTCGCTCGGCAGCTCCACGGATCGGCAGGTGGACCTGGATGAGCGCAGGATGCGCTCCGTCACGGGTTCCAACATCAACGATCTGATGAAGGACATGGGCATGTCCCTCTCGTTCGATGTGGCCGACAAGGTCAGCGCCGATGGTGAGGGGCGGATGCAGGTCGAGCTGCCCATCGATCGGATGAAGTCCTTCCACCCGGACGAGATCGTCCACCACGTGCCCAAGCTCAAGGCGCTGATGCTCCTGCGCAAGTTGCTGCTGGAGATGCAGGCGGACATCGACAACCGCAAGGAGCTGCGGCGCACGCTCTACGAGCTGTTCTCCAACAAGGAGCAGCTGCAGAAGCTCCTGGAGAGCGATCAGCTCAAGAGCTACGTGTCCATGCGCCTGCCCAAGGCGATTCCTCAGTCCGAGCAGCCCGCGCTCGCCGCCGCGAACGCCGCGGCCGCCAAGGCCTGA
- a CDS encoding type VI secretion system protein IglI family protein — MAEPAKQQPLPPLEIHLLDKPLYGEASDLESSDERLEKVNALVSRSDYLDAARAAEALLRQGIYDVRLVGPYLLGLFIEGGLESMPVVFHSLSKTLLLNWPTFGPRERKDVFADGGLRWFLKVLNKHLEHHERLKDQTWQRWSLPSNREPLEQALALSEEIFSAFGRVMPRNGCEAPFRRLSQWLEGHLASLPTPAPPDEPEPEPEEEPEEEEAQAPSRPAESMRSAPTPAGPSMPVSPALAQLMSKLAAFDTLVERQDFLRASVVAADVLNVVEHFDPRVYLPALFSRFFAGLSTNAEQVEPLLQSTETLSFRALDQLYRVDLQTFLAQSANPDGEGE; from the coding sequence ATGGCTGAACCCGCCAAGCAGCAGCCTCTTCCTCCTCTCGAGATCCACCTCCTGGACAAGCCGCTGTACGGCGAGGCGTCGGACCTGGAGAGCTCGGATGAGCGGCTCGAGAAGGTCAACGCCCTGGTGTCCCGCAGCGACTACCTGGATGCGGCGCGGGCGGCCGAGGCTCTGCTGCGCCAGGGCATCTACGACGTGCGGCTGGTAGGCCCTTATCTTCTGGGTCTCTTCATCGAGGGCGGCCTGGAGTCGATGCCGGTGGTGTTCCACTCGCTCTCCAAGACCTTGTTGCTCAACTGGCCGACCTTCGGTCCGCGCGAGCGCAAGGACGTCTTCGCCGACGGAGGCCTGCGCTGGTTCCTCAAGGTGCTCAACAAACACCTCGAGCACCACGAGCGCCTCAAGGACCAGACGTGGCAGCGCTGGAGCCTCCCCAGCAACCGAGAGCCCCTGGAGCAGGCGCTCGCGCTCAGCGAGGAGATCTTCTCCGCGTTCGGCCGGGTGATGCCCCGGAATGGGTGCGAGGCTCCATTCCGCCGTCTCTCCCAGTGGCTCGAGGGCCACCTGGCGTCGCTGCCCACCCCGGCTCCACCGGACGAGCCCGAGCCGGAGCCCGAGGAAGAGCCCGAGGAGGAGGAAGCCCAGGCGCCGTCGCGGCCAGCAGAGTCCATGCGCTCCGCTCCCACGCCGGCCGGTCCCTCCATGCCGGTCTCTCCCGCGTTGGCCCAGTTGATGAGCAAGCTGGCCGCGTTCGACACGCTCGTCGAGCGCCAGGATTTCCTGCGCGCCAGCGTGGTGGCGGCGGACGTGCTCAACGTGGTGGAGCATTTCGATCCGCGCGTGTACCTGCCGGCGCTCTTCTCCAGGTTCTTCGCCGGGTTGAGCACGAATGCCGAGCAGGTGGAGCCGCTGCTGCAGAGCACCGAGACGCTGTCCTTCCGTGCGCTCGACCAGCTCTACCGGGTGGATTTGCAGACCTTCCTCGCGCAGAGCGCGAATCCGGATGGGGAAGGGGAGTAG
- the tssK gene encoding type VI secretion system baseplate subunit TssK, which yields MQRSKLARVRWQVGQTLLPEHFRAQDEALSAEARLHAELSGLPQVGIASLAWSEALLAEGSLSISSLTAVLPGGFLVDVPGNAALPSFSLEATGRAEVSVFLHLLEDTRGTEGVPLYADEPPNVQRVLRRLQLSSEQSVDRALSSLELVAFSKNLDGTWRPSTRKVPPLLLVGPNPFLNGLLAELDSLLEKAHGQFRTLLLDSYQRSERLASARRTLLEVRRLQALRTDMRNGISPHPYSFFDALRQFYFEVCCYLELEPAGAMPTYLHDDPGAGMWGWMELLNRAFRPEDTRLTYKTFECRDGQFILSPLPTLEAGVESELYLLVRSEDPSQPPSLEGVKVASPSRLPAVRRLALRGIPFQHVPHPAFPHAFGPEISWYKLSLGEEWQYALRDNGMAFYVTPALQGTQVFLFWRRA from the coding sequence ATGCAGCGCTCCAAGCTCGCGCGGGTCCGCTGGCAGGTTGGCCAGACGCTCCTTCCCGAGCATTTTCGCGCCCAGGACGAAGCTCTCTCGGCGGAGGCGCGGCTGCATGCCGAGCTGTCCGGATTGCCTCAGGTCGGTATCGCCTCACTCGCCTGGAGCGAGGCGCTGCTGGCCGAGGGCAGTCTTTCCATCTCATCCCTGACCGCCGTCCTGCCGGGCGGTTTCCTGGTGGACGTGCCGGGCAATGCCGCCCTGCCGTCCTTCTCCCTGGAAGCCACCGGCCGCGCGGAGGTCTCCGTCTTCCTGCACCTGCTGGAGGACACCCGCGGCACCGAGGGCGTCCCGCTGTACGCGGACGAGCCGCCCAACGTGCAGCGCGTGCTTCGCCGGTTGCAGCTCTCCAGCGAGCAGTCCGTGGACCGGGCCCTCTCCTCCCTGGAGCTGGTGGCCTTCTCCAAGAACCTCGATGGCACCTGGCGGCCCTCCACCCGGAAGGTGCCGCCGCTGCTGTTGGTAGGCCCCAATCCCTTCCTCAACGGGTTGCTCGCCGAGCTGGACTCGTTGCTGGAGAAGGCCCACGGCCAGTTCCGCACCTTGCTGCTGGACAGCTACCAGCGCAGTGAGCGGCTCGCCAGCGCCCGCCGCACCCTGCTCGAGGTGCGCCGCCTTCAGGCCCTGCGCACCGACATGCGCAACGGCATCAGTCCCCACCCGTATTCCTTCTTCGACGCCCTCCGCCAGTTCTACTTCGAGGTGTGCTGCTACCTGGAGCTGGAGCCCGCGGGCGCGATGCCCACCTACCTCCACGATGATCCGGGCGCGGGGATGTGGGGGTGGATGGAGCTGCTCAACCGGGCCTTCCGTCCCGAGGACACGCGGCTCACCTACAAGACCTTCGAGTGCCGGGACGGGCAGTTCATCCTCTCGCCCCTGCCCACGCTGGAGGCGGGCGTGGAGAGCGAGCTGTACCTGCTGGTGCGCAGCGAGGATCCCAGCCAGCCGCCTTCCCTGGAGGGCGTGAAGGTGGCGAGTCCCTCGCGCCTGCCCGCGGTGCGCCGGCTGGCGCTCCGGGGCATTCCCTTCCAGCACGTGCCGCACCCCGCCTTCCCCCACGCCTTCGGCCCGGAGATCTCCTGGTACAAGCTGTCGCTGGGCGAGGAGTGGCAGTACGCCCTGCGCGACAACGGCATGGCCTTCTACGTCACCCCCGCGCTGCAGGGCACCCAGGTGTTCCTCTTCTGGCGAAGGGCTTGA
- a CDS encoding GPW/gp25 family protein translates to MTRPSFLDKFTSAWQRPDTQGELAQVRQNLEAVLNTKEGFGYFVQGFGVGRYTAQFGTRELMNTLSGELLNSIRQFEPRLQDAELELRGRDSGLWLHFILTGVLNGTPRSLRLLFHTVSGQVRVEEDEEG, encoded by the coding sequence ATGACGCGCCCCTCCTTCCTCGACAAGTTCACCAGTGCCTGGCAGCGCCCGGACACGCAGGGCGAGCTGGCACAGGTGCGGCAGAACCTGGAGGCCGTCCTCAACACCAAGGAGGGGTTCGGCTACTTCGTCCAGGGCTTCGGAGTGGGGCGCTACACCGCGCAGTTCGGCACCCGGGAGCTGATGAACACCCTCAGTGGCGAGCTGCTCAATTCGATCCGCCAGTTCGAGCCGCGCCTGCAGGACGCGGAGCTGGAGCTGCGAGGCCGGGACTCGGGGCTGTGGCTGCACTTCATCCTGACCGGCGTGCTCAATGGAACACCTCGCTCGCTGCGTCTCCTCTTCCACACCGTGAGCGGTCAGGTGCGGGTGGAAGAGGATGAGGAGGGATGA
- a CDS encoding class I adenylate-forming enzyme family protein: MVFDVRKILELLETGTPADSGVPVWQYESWQDPEGFANALAVVHVGRGAPLKSRAGQHYDFFHDLVVRHGNTDRVALRSYDRRSGWQVLGYKQLHEQASRRATEWARQGVKAGAKVCLLYPVGSELLISLVAALGLGACISFLLPQGRRFIARRLEALAPDHIAAEPHQALLLEGFEKQLLQSKGQASPAFTSHTYKPGEPVGLLFSPLVEPSGTPALLTAEDAWRGALVDGLLTFGLGPGEHLAAPGYHPLQHLPAFLFTTLLRGATYLHLELSDLEANPALLVEHPVRALGVTPALRDALLRARTPLKNVAHWFRNPEEPIDWVAWRAWVKQCGLAAVPSSNVLVDAAAGGAVLGSPRRVRDLHTETPPAPGRAWALRDVNMSGQEAPGDLGVFTLLPDKERPPAYVVLTRSYGLYHYGGPRTARREGRVYPAAEVAAVVQDLSFVRGAAVVPAPTGGVAGHYRHVLLVFTGAQAPQAGVWMQELRRCIELQLGVEHLPDRTEFIPLYPRKVDGQVDEAWCHMQFLTGALHRKSSDPLFQALTALRGHLLEKGGPGV, translated from the coding sequence ATGGTCTTCGACGTCAGGAAGATCCTCGAGCTGCTTGAGACTGGCACCCCCGCCGATTCAGGGGTGCCGGTCTGGCAGTACGAGAGTTGGCAGGATCCAGAAGGGTTCGCCAATGCCCTGGCCGTGGTCCATGTGGGCCGTGGCGCTCCCCTCAAGAGCCGCGCGGGCCAGCACTACGATTTCTTCCACGATCTCGTCGTCCGCCATGGCAACACGGACCGCGTGGCCCTGCGCAGCTACGACCGGCGGAGCGGTTGGCAGGTACTGGGCTACAAGCAACTGCACGAGCAGGCTTCGCGGCGGGCCACCGAGTGGGCCCGGCAGGGCGTCAAGGCCGGGGCCAAGGTGTGCCTGCTCTATCCCGTTGGGAGCGAGCTGCTCATCTCACTCGTGGCCGCCCTGGGCCTGGGGGCGTGCATCAGCTTCCTGCTGCCCCAGGGCCGGCGCTTCATCGCGCGCCGCCTGGAAGCGCTCGCACCGGACCACATCGCCGCCGAGCCGCACCAGGCGCTGCTGTTGGAGGGCTTCGAGAAGCAACTGTTGCAGAGCAAGGGCCAGGCCTCCCCAGCCTTCACCTCGCATACCTACAAGCCGGGCGAGCCGGTGGGGTTGCTCTTCTCGCCACTGGTGGAGCCGTCGGGGACTCCGGCGCTGCTCACCGCGGAGGATGCCTGGCGTGGGGCGCTGGTGGATGGATTGCTCACCTTTGGCCTCGGTCCCGGAGAGCACCTGGCCGCGCCCGGTTACCACCCCCTGCAGCACCTGCCGGCCTTCCTCTTCACCACGCTGCTGCGCGGGGCCACGTACCTCCACCTCGAGCTGTCGGACCTCGAGGCCAACCCCGCGCTGCTCGTCGAGCACCCGGTGCGCGCGCTCGGCGTCACCCCGGCCCTGCGGGACGCGCTGTTGCGCGCCCGCACGCCGCTGAAGAACGTGGCCCACTGGTTCCGCAACCCCGAGGAGCCCATCGACTGGGTGGCCTGGCGCGCCTGGGTGAAGCAGTGCGGGCTGGCCGCGGTGCCGTCCTCCAACGTGCTCGTGGATGCGGCCGCCGGAGGCGCGGTGCTCGGCTCACCCCGACGGGTGAGGGATCTGCACACGGAGACGCCTCCCGCTCCGGGCCGAGCCTGGGCGCTGCGTGACGTGAACATGAGCGGCCAGGAGGCGCCGGGAGACCTGGGCGTCTTCACCCTGTTGCCGGACAAGGAGCGGCCGCCCGCTTATGTGGTCCTCACGCGCTCCTATGGCCTGTACCACTACGGAGGGCCCCGCACGGCGAGGAGGGAAGGGCGCGTCTACCCGGCCGCCGAGGTTGCAGCGGTCGTGCAGGACCTGTCCTTCGTGCGTGGCGCCGCCGTAGTGCCTGCCCCCACGGGTGGTGTGGCCGGCCACTACCGCCACGTCTTGCTCGTCTTCACTGGAGCCCAGGCTCCACAAGCGGGCGTCTGGATGCAGGAGCTCCGCCGCTGCATCGAGCTCCAGCTCGGGGTCGAGCACCTGCCCGACCGCACCGAGTTCATCCCCCTCTATCCTCGCAAGGTGGACGGGCAGGTAGACGAGGCCTGGTGCCACATGCAGTTCCTGACGGGAGCGCTCCACAGGAAGAGCTCGGATCCTCTCTTCCAGGCGCTCACCGCGCTGCGCGGCCATCTGCTGGAAAAGGGAGGGCCGGGTGTGTGA